GTTCAATTGGTAAGTGGCTGGGACGCTATCCATCAGTGCGCAATGCGTCAGATAACATTCGTAATGCGATGAATATGCTGATGGAAATGGCGCTGCTGGTTGGCTCTATTTTTGCCTCCATCAAAATGGCTGGCTATACCGGTTTCTCGATTACCGCTGCGATTTACTTCCTCAATGAGTCGTTGGGGCGTCCGGTGCAAAAAATGGCCGCGCCGGTTGTGGCAGTCATGATTACCGGTATCGTGCTGAATATTCTGTTCTGGCTCGGATTATTTATTCCGGCATAACAAGGAGCGTGGGTCATGAGAACCTTTCCGCTGGAAAGTCTGTCGCTGGTTGAAGCCCAACATAAGCAGTTCGCGTTGGTGGATGCTATCTGTCGTCATTTTCCTGGGGCAGATTTCCTGCGCGGCGGTGACTTTGGCCTGGCGTCGGGGCTGAATCAGCCCCGCGTCACACAGCGCGTCGAAGCGGTGCTGGCCGATGCATTTCATGCTGAGGCCGCCGTGTTGGTGCAGGGGGCCGGGACCGGGGCGATTCGTGCGGCGATAGCGGCATTAGTGAAGCCCGGCGGTACGCTATTAATCCACGATGCGCCGGTCTATCCGACGACCGCGGTGATTATTGAGCAGATGGGGCTAAAGCCAATCCGCGTGGACTTTAACGATCTGGCGGCGCTCTCGGTGACGGTGGCTCAGCATCGACCCGATGCGGCGCTGGTGCAGCATACGCGCCAGCGTCCTGAAGACAGCTACCATTTGGCAGAGGTGCTCTCTGTGCTTAATGAGCTGCACGTTCCGACGCTGACCGACGATAACTACGCGGTGATGAAGGTGGCGAATATCGGCTGCGAATGCGGTGCGACGCTGGCGACCTTTTCCTGCTTTAAGCTGTTTGGCCCGGAAGGCGTTGGTGCGGTAGTGGGTCGTGCCGACGCTGTTGCCCGCATCCGCGCCAGCATGTATTCCGGCGGTAGCCAGATTCAGGGGGCACAGGCGTTGGAAGTGCTGCGTGGACTGGTGTTCGCTCCGGTGATGCACGCGGTGCAGGCGGGGGTAACGGAGCGTTTGCTGTTGCAACTGAATCACGGTGTGGTGCCGCAGGTTAAACAGGCGATTATCGCCAATGCACAATCTCGGGTCCTGCTGGTGGAGTTTCATCAGCCGATTGCTGAGCAGGTGCTGGCTAACGCGCAGCAGCTTGGGGCGTTGCCGTATCCGGTTGGCGCGGAGTCAAAATATGAAATCCCGCCGTTGTTCTATCGCTTATCCGGAACCTTCCGTGAGGCAAACCCGGGTATTGAACGCTATGCGATTCGTATTAACCCTAATCGTAGCGGTGAGGAAACAGTGTTGAGAATATTGCAGCAAAGCTGTGAGGACGTGCAGTAATGCAATTTGTAGCCCGGCGGTTATGCGCCGGGCTATAGCGTCATTAGTGATTTGAGAACCAGTTAAGCTTATCGCGCAGACCAACCACGCGACCCACAATAATCAGTGCCGGGCTGGCCATCTGCTGAGCCAGCAAATCCAACTGCTCTAACGTGCCGGTAACGACCTTCTGGGTTACCGCCGTGCCGTTCTCAACGATAGCCGCAGGCATATCCGCCGCCATGCCGTGAGCAATCAGTTTTTCCCTGATCGCCGGTGCCTGATTCAGGCCCATATAGAACACCAGGGTTTGCTTTTCTACCGCCAGATTTTCCCAGTCCAGTTCGCCGCCGGTCTTAAGGT
This Klebsiella sp. RHBSTW-00484 DNA region includes the following protein-coding sequences:
- a CDS encoding aminotransferase class I/II-fold pyridoxal phosphate-dependent enzyme is translated as MRTFPLESLSLVEAQHKQFALVDAICRHFPGADFLRGGDFGLASGLNQPRVTQRVEAVLADAFHAEAAVLVQGAGTGAIRAAIAALVKPGGTLLIHDAPVYPTTAVIIEQMGLKPIRVDFNDLAALSVTVAQHRPDAALVQHTRQRPEDSYHLAEVLSVLNELHVPTLTDDNYAVMKVANIGCECGATLATFSCFKLFGPEGVGAVVGRADAVARIRASMYSGGSQIQGAQALEVLRGLVFAPVMHAVQAGVTERLLLQLNHGVVPQVKQAIIANAQSRVLLVEFHQPIAEQVLANAQQLGALPYPVGAESKYEIPPLFYRLSGTFREANPGIERYAIRINPNRSGEETVLRILQQSCEDVQ